One Erythrobacter sp. SDW2 genomic region harbors:
- a CDS encoding LysR family transcriptional regulator has product MLDWNDLRYFLAVARSGSTLAASTQLRASQSTVSRRITALEAQLGVQLFVRRPSGYELTPRGQSVLPAAESVEAAILNFSDGVAAESRRLAGTVRISTVESAVNAWVIPAIGLLRGQHPEIRVEILTSEHYVDLARGEADVAVRFGPRPTQESLVVRHLLDMLESFYATHEMVERLGMPASVEDLARYPLVASTDDTNITNRWIAQHLPDAEIAHRSSSMSSISAAVRSGLGAAILPCMMADGMPGLVRLLPPIEELTTPGWMVTTDTARRQPHIRAVIDLVVEQIQQTLARRPPHLAVAQAA; this is encoded by the coding sequence ATGCTCGACTGGAACGACCTGCGCTATTTCCTCGCCGTTGCGCGGAGCGGCAGCACGCTGGCCGCCTCGACCCAGCTGCGCGCCAGCCAATCGACAGTGTCGCGCCGGATCACCGCGCTGGAGGCGCAGCTGGGGGTCCAGCTGTTCGTCCGCAGGCCCTCGGGATACGAGCTGACCCCGCGCGGGCAATCGGTGCTGCCGGCGGCGGAAAGTGTCGAAGCGGCGATCCTCAATTTCTCCGATGGCGTGGCGGCGGAATCGCGGCGGCTGGCGGGCACGGTGCGGATCTCGACGGTAGAGTCAGCCGTCAACGCATGGGTCATTCCGGCGATTGGCCTGCTGCGCGGACAGCACCCTGAAATCCGCGTCGAGATCCTCACCTCCGAGCATTATGTCGACCTGGCCCGTGGCGAGGCCGATGTGGCGGTGCGCTTCGGCCCCCGCCCGACGCAGGAATCGCTGGTGGTGCGGCACCTGCTCGACATGCTGGAGAGCTTCTACGCCACCCATGAGATGGTCGAGCGGCTGGGCATGCCCGCCAGCGTCGAGGACCTCGCGCGCTATCCACTGGTCGCCTCGACCGACGATACCAACATCACCAACCGCTGGATCGCGCAGCACCTGCCCGATGCGGAGATTGCCCATCGCTCAAGCTCGATGTCGAGCATCAGCGCAGCGGTGCGTTCGGGCCTTGGCGCGGCGATCCTGCCGTGCATGATGGCCGATGGCATGCCCGGCCTCGTGCGCCTGCTACCGCCGATCGAGGAACTGACCACGCCCGGCTGGATGGTCACCACCGACACCGCCCGACGCCAGCCGCATATCCGCGCGGTGATTGACCTGGTGGTGGAACAGATCCAGCAGACCCTCGCTCGCCGCCCGCCACATCTGGCCGTGGCGCAGGCGGCTTAG
- a CDS encoding ATP-dependent helicase yields MTDNTAPYPLALAAGDTGLPPYAERLNLPQREAVLTSEGPVLMLAGAGTGKTAALTARLAHLIAMRKAWPSEILCVTFTNKAAREMRHRVAQHIGDAVEGMPWLGTFHSICAKMLRRHAELVGLESNYTIIDTDDQLRLLKQLIQQNELDEKRWPARQLAGLVDGWKNRGLNPGDLDAIDNEAYANGRGQQFYQLYQDRLKALNACDFGDLLLHMLTIFRKHREVLEQYQQRFKYILVDEYQDTNAVQYLWLRLLAQARKNICVVGDDDQSIYSWRGAEVANILRFEKDFPGAKVIKLEQNYRSTPHILAAASGLIASNSQRLGKTLWTEVNAGEKVRVIGVWDGPEEARRVGEEIERVEREGVPLDEIAILVRAQYQTREFEDRFIQIGLNYRIIGGFRFYERAEIRDALAYLRVIAQPQDDLAFERIYNQPKRGLGAKTLEKMHQYARRANLPLAAAALQLADSDELPARAAGTIGGLMRQFLHWRERAEQLAPSDLLREVLEETGYNAMLEAEKTTEAKGRLENLSELARAMEEYETLGDFLEHVSLVMDNDASPDEEKVTIMTMHAAKGLEFNHVFLPGWEEGVFPSQRALDEGGLASLEEERRLAYVAITRARRRCTILHAANRRIYGQWTSSIPSRFIEELPAEQIEQETTLTGGASLWRAGLSEQDDPFAHVMRDRPDRSQLRGPGWQRALTSGYETRPAVVKENHRSAASFAAKARTDIAIGARVFHDKFGYGVVTDQEGNKLEIEFEKAGVKRVIDSFVTVAG; encoded by the coding sequence ATGACCGACAACACCGCCCCCTACCCCCTCGCCCTCGCCGCCGGTGACACCGGCCTGCCGCCCTATGCGGAGCGGCTCAATCTGCCCCAGCGTGAAGCCGTGCTGACCAGCGAAGGCCCGGTACTGATGCTGGCCGGGGCGGGAACGGGCAAGACCGCCGCCCTGACTGCGCGGCTCGCGCATCTGATCGCCATGCGCAAGGCATGGCCGAGCGAGATCCTGTGCGTCACCTTCACCAACAAGGCGGCGCGCGAGATGCGCCACCGCGTCGCACAGCATATCGGCGATGCGGTCGAGGGGATGCCCTGGCTCGGCACCTTCCATTCGATCTGCGCCAAGATGCTGCGCCGCCATGCCGAGCTGGTCGGGCTGGAGAGCAACTATACCATCATCGACACCGATGATCAGCTGCGTCTGCTCAAGCAGCTGATCCAGCAGAACGAATTGGACGAGAAGCGCTGGCCCGCGCGGCAGCTCGCAGGGTTGGTCGACGGGTGGAAAAACCGCGGCCTCAACCCGGGCGATCTCGATGCCATCGACAACGAAGCCTATGCCAATGGCCGGGGGCAGCAGTTCTACCAGCTCTATCAGGACCGGCTGAAAGCGCTGAACGCCTGCGATTTCGGCGACCTTCTGCTCCACATGCTGACGATCTTCCGCAAGCACCGCGAGGTGCTGGAGCAGTATCAGCAGCGCTTCAAATACATCCTGGTCGACGAATACCAGGACACCAACGCCGTCCAGTATCTGTGGCTGCGGCTGCTTGCGCAGGCGCGCAAGAACATCTGCGTCGTGGGGGACGACGACCAGTCGATCTACAGCTGGCGTGGCGCGGAAGTGGCCAACATCCTGCGCTTCGAGAAAGATTTTCCGGGCGCGAAAGTGATCAAGCTGGAGCAGAACTATCGCTCCACTCCGCATATCCTCGCCGCCGCATCGGGTCTGATCGCGTCAAATAGCCAGCGGCTCGGCAAGACGCTGTGGACCGAGGTCAACGCCGGCGAGAAGGTCCGCGTGATCGGCGTGTGGGACGGTCCCGAGGAAGCGCGCCGGGTGGGCGAGGAGATCGAGCGGGTCGAACGCGAAGGCGTGCCGCTGGACGAGATCGCCATCCTCGTTCGCGCCCAGTACCAGACCCGCGAGTTCGAGGACCGCTTCATCCAGATCGGGCTCAACTACCGCATCATCGGTGGTTTCCGTTTCTACGAGCGGGCCGAAATCCGCGATGCGCTGGCCTATCTGCGGGTGATCGCCCAGCCGCAGGACGATCTGGCGTTCGAGCGGATCTACAACCAGCCCAAGCGCGGGCTCGGCGCGAAGACGCTGGAGAAAATGCACCAATATGCCCGGCGGGCGAACCTGCCGCTGGCGGCGGCGGCTCTGCAACTGGCCGACAGCGACGAGCTGCCAGCGCGCGCGGCAGGGACCATCGGCGGGCTGATGCGGCAGTTCCTGCACTGGCGCGAGCGCGCCGAGCAGCTTGCCCCCTCCGACCTGCTGCGCGAAGTGCTGGAGGAAACCGGCTACAACGCCATGCTGGAGGCGGAGAAAACCACCGAGGCCAAGGGGCGGCTGGAAAACCTCTCCGAACTCGCCCGGGCGATGGAGGAATACGAGACGCTCGGCGATTTCCTCGAACACGTCAGCCTGGTGATGGACAACGACGCCAGCCCGGACGAGGAAAAGGTCACCATCATGACCATGCACGCGGCCAAGGGGCTGGAGTTCAACCACGTTTTCCTGCCCGGCTGGGAAGAGGGCGTGTTCCCCAGCCAGCGCGCGCTCGATGAAGGCGGGCTGGCGAGCCTCGAGGAGGAGCGGCGGCTGGCCTATGTCGCCATCACCCGCGCCCGGCGGCGCTGCACCATCCTTCACGCCGCCAACCGCCGCATCTACGGCCAGTGGACCAGCAGCATTCCCAGCCGTTTCATCGAGGAACTGCCGGCCGAACAGATCGAGCAGGAAACCACCCTCACCGGCGGTGCGTCGCTCTGGCGGGCGGGACTTTCCGAACAGGACGACCCCTTCGCCCACGTAATGCGCGACCGGCCCGACCGCTCGCAGCTACGCGGCCCCGGCTGGCAGCGGGCCCTGACCAGCGGCTACGAAACCCGGCCAGCGGTGGTGAAGGAAAACCACCGCAGCGCCGCCAGCTTCGCCGCCAAGGCTCGCACAGACATCGCCATCGGCGCGCGCGTGTTCCACGACAAGTTCGGTTACGGCGTGGTGACGGACCAGGAAGGCAACAAGCTGGAGATCGAGTTCGAGAAGGCCGGGGTGAAGCGGGTGATCGACAGCTTCGTGACGGTGGCTGGCTAA
- the rsmD gene encoding 16S rRNA (guanine(966)-N(2))-methyltransferase RsmD, producing MRIIAGEWRGRKLVAPRGDNTRPTADRTRETLFSMLASRLGSFEGLSVLDLFAGSGALGLEALSRGGAQCQFVEQDKAALEAIRANIAGLGARDRASVTGGSVMSLGPARGTVDLILADPPYETGAGEVALDKLLRLGWIGPATWIALETSARETPEVKGLEVESERKVGKAKLTILRLPTP from the coding sequence ATGAGGATCATCGCCGGGGAATGGCGCGGGAGGAAACTCGTCGCGCCCCGGGGGGACAACACGCGCCCCACCGCTGACCGCACGCGCGAAACGCTGTTCTCCATGCTCGCCAGCCGCCTCGGCAGCTTCGAAGGGCTCTCGGTGCTGGACCTGTTCGCGGGATCGGGCGCGCTAGGTCTGGAGGCACTGTCGCGCGGGGGGGCGCAGTGCCAGTTCGTCGAGCAGGACAAGGCCGCGCTCGAAGCGATCCGCGCCAATATCGCAGGGCTCGGTGCGCGCGACCGGGCGAGCGTGACCGGCGGTTCGGTAATGAGCCTCGGCCCGGCACGCGGCACGGTCGACCTCATCCTCGCCGATCCGCCCTATGAGACGGGGGCCGGCGAAGTCGCGCTCGACAAGCTGCTGCGATTGGGCTGGATCGGCCCCGCGACCTGGATCGCGCTGGAAACCTCAGCCAGGGAAACGCCCGAAGTCAAAGGTCTCGAAGTGGAATCGGAACGCAAGGTAGGGAAGGCGAAGCTGACCATCCTCCGCCTTCCCACCCCCTGA
- a CDS encoding pseudouridine synthase, producing MTRAYNHPGKPQQPKPKAERAADRPEGDRIAKLLARAGVASRREVERMIAEGRVAVGGKVIDTPATFLESLSGVTVDGKQVGKAEETRLFAFHKPSGLLTAEYDPKGRPTIYDALRNALPKDAGRVMPIGRLDYNTEGLLLLTNDGELKRRMELPSSGVPRTYRARAFGEVTQEQLESLIEGITIDGVRYGRIDANMERRTGRNQWIELTITEGKNREIRRVLEHFGLEVSRLMRTSYGPFELADLPRGQAAEIRKGDLARFLSTLKKA from the coding sequence ATGACCCGTGCTTACAACCATCCCGGCAAACCACAGCAACCCAAGCCAAAAGCTGAACGGGCCGCCGATCGCCCCGAAGGCGACCGCATCGCCAAGCTGCTCGCCCGCGCCGGTGTCGCCAGCCGCCGCGAGGTCGAGCGGATGATCGCCGAGGGCCGCGTGGCGGTCGGCGGCAAGGTGATCGATACCCCGGCGACTTTTCTTGAGAGCCTGAGCGGCGTGACGGTGGACGGCAAGCAGGTCGGCAAGGCCGAGGAAACGCGCCTGTTCGCCTTCCACAAGCCGTCGGGCCTGCTGACCGCCGAATACGACCCCAAGGGCCGCCCGACGATCTATGACGCGCTGCGCAATGCCTTGCCCAAGGATGCCGGGCGGGTGATGCCGATCGGGCGGCTCGACTACAATACCGAGGGGCTGCTGCTGCTGACCAATGACGGCGAGTTGAAGCGGCGGATGGAGCTGCCCTCCAGCGGCGTGCCGCGCACCTACCGCGCCCGCGCGTTCGGCGAGGTGACGCAGGAACAGCTCGAAAGCCTGATCGAAGGGATTACAATCGACGGCGTCCGCTATGGCCGGATCGATGCCAATATGGAGCGCAGGACGGGGCGCAACCAGTGGATCGAACTGACCATCACCGAAGGCAAGAACCGCGAAATCCGCCGCGTGCTGGAACACTTCGGGCTGGAGGTCAGCCGGCTGATGCGCACGTCCTACGGCCCGTTCGAACTGGCCGACCTGCCGCGCGGCCAGGCCGCCGAAATCCGCAAGGGCGATCTCGCCCGGTTCCTAAGCACGCTGAAGAAGGCATGA
- a CDS encoding MFS transporter, which yields MSEAKAKPGWRAVIRALGQPKTGYMLLFGFAAGLPYALLLGTLYAWLSDAKVDLETMGVFSLIGLAYAFKFLWSPALDRIDLPLLHRLGKRKQWIVTAQLMLGAFLVILSMLNPLTQLGWFSLLAGLGAFASATQDVVIDAWRVDVADEVATIDMLSTVYQLGYRIAALVGGALALFMAERTSWPTVYLTMGAILLVVGFVGLWAPDTDAKADNLAEANQADPHGLRGVGQLSPRVRAWSLGAVAALWLWALLTVGSFMVRSLTATPETRPDSVEFITTFGPLVVLATVVLPALIAAWLVRKEKSGEGLLTEAKPALTGADRVMDHLYRALVLPLTDLIGRLGWAIIIVIALVLTYRITDSIWGSFAYPFYLDELQYSKDEVAVASKFFGVGALMLGLALGGYLLTVLGRMLTLTLGAFLAAATNLLYADLARGGAVMEAVSNITGFTWLVSHLGGDARMAKLMMAIAGENIAVGIAGAAFVAYLSSIVAKGYSAVQYALLSSLTLLVGTLGRGALGQMIEEQGYFSVFLLTTAMGMFAVVLCVVEWVRQARLGKDAGVVAPEAVAAEAK from the coding sequence ATGAGCGAAGCAAAAGCGAAACCCGGTTGGCGTGCCGTCATCCGCGCGCTGGGGCAGCCCAAGACCGGCTATATGCTGCTGTTCGGCTTTGCCGCCGGCCTGCCCTATGCGCTGCTGCTCGGCACGCTCTACGCCTGGCTCAGCGACGCCAAGGTCGATCTGGAGACCATGGGGGTCTTTTCGCTGATCGGGCTTGCCTATGCCTTCAAGTTCCTGTGGTCGCCCGCGCTTGACCGGATCGACCTGCCGCTGCTCCACCGGCTGGGCAAGCGCAAGCAGTGGATCGTCACCGCGCAGCTGATGCTGGGGGCGTTCCTCGTTATCTTGTCGATGCTCAACCCGCTGACGCAGCTCGGCTGGTTCAGCCTGCTCGCCGGGCTGGGCGCCTTTGCCAGCGCGACGCAGGACGTGGTGATCGACGCCTGGCGGGTCGATGTGGCAGACGAGGTCGCGACCATCGACATGCTCTCCACCGTGTACCAGCTCGGTTACCGCATCGCGGCGCTGGTCGGCGGGGCCCTGGCGCTGTTCATGGCCGAGCGGACCAGCTGGCCGACGGTCTACCTCACCATGGGCGCGATCCTGCTGGTGGTCGGCTTCGTCGGGCTGTGGGCCCCTGACACGGACGCGAAGGCCGATAACCTCGCCGAAGCCAACCAGGCCGATCCGCACGGATTGCGCGGTGTGGGCCAGCTCAGCCCGCGTGTCCGGGCGTGGTCCTTGGGCGCAGTTGCCGCGCTGTGGCTGTGGGCGCTGCTGACGGTCGGCAGCTTCATGGTCCGCTCGCTGACGGCGACGCCAGAGACGCGGCCCGATTCGGTCGAGTTCATCACCACCTTCGGTCCGCTGGTTGTGCTGGCGACCGTGGTCCTGCCCGCGCTGATTGCCGCCTGGCTGGTCCGCAAGGAGAAATCGGGCGAGGGGCTCCTGACCGAGGCCAAGCCCGCCCTCACCGGCGCGGACCGCGTGATGGACCACCTCTATCGCGCGCTGGTGCTGCCGCTGACCGACCTGATCGGGCGGCTCGGCTGGGCGATCATCATCGTCATCGCGCTGGTCCTGACCTATCGCATCACGGACTCGATCTGGGGCAGCTTCGCCTATCCGTTCTATCTCGACGAGTTGCAGTATTCGAAGGACGAGGTGGCGGTTGCCTCCAAGTTCTTCGGTGTCGGTGCGCTGATGCTGGGTCTGGCGCTGGGGGGCTACCTGCTCACGGTGCTGGGCCGGATGCTGACGCTGACGCTGGGGGCGTTTCTCGCCGCGGCGACCAATTTGCTCTATGCCGACCTGGCGCGTGGCGGCGCGGTGATGGAGGCGGTGAGCAATATCACCGGCTTCACCTGGCTGGTCTCGCACCTCGGGGGCGACGCGCGAATGGCCAAGCTGATGATGGCGATCGCGGGCGAGAACATCGCTGTCGGTATCGCAGGGGCGGCCTTCGTCGCCTACCTCTCCAGCATCGTCGCCAAGGGGTACAGCGCGGTGCAATATGCGCTGCTGTCCTCGCTCACCCTGCTCGTGGGCACGCTGGGGCGCGGAGCGCTGGGCCAGATGATCGAGGAGCAGGGCTATTTCAGCGTGTTCCTGCTGACGACCGCCATGGGCATGTTCGCCGTGGTGCTGTGCGTGGTGGAATGGGTGCGGCAGGCGCGGCTGGGCAAGGATGCGGGCGTGGTGGCGCCGGAAGCGGTGGCGGCGGAGGCGAAATAA